CTGATCCACATAATGACAAGGAACTAGCCAATTACGATATTTTGAAGAAGTGGCTACCAGTAGACATCTATATTGGTGGTGCAGAGCACGCTGTGCGGCATCTACTGTATGCTAGATTTTGGAATATGGTGCTTTATGATCTGGGGATCGTTCCTAATGAAGAGCCATTCCAGCGCTTATATAACCAAGGCTTGATTTTAAAGAATCATGAAAAGATGTCCAAGTCTAAGGGTAACGTGGTTAACCCAGAAGATGTGGTTGAAGAATACGGTGCTGATAGCTTGCGGATGTATGAAATGTTCATGGGGCCGCTAGATGCGTCAATTGATTGGGACGATAATGGCCCTGTTTCGACTAAGAAGTTTTTAGATCGGGTCTGGCGATTATTTGTTAATGATCTTGATCTTAAGGCAATTCCGCAAGAAAATATTGTTGCGGAAAATGATGGTAGTCTAGATAAGGTTTATAACGAAACCGTTAAGAAAGTTACTGAAGACTTTGAAGATTATCATTTCAATACCGCTATTTCACAATTAATGGTTTTCGTTAATGCTGCACAAAAGGCCAAAACGATCCCAGTTGAATATGCAGAAGGCTTTATTAAATTGCTGGCGCCAGTTGCTCCACACATGATGGAAGAAATTTGGCAGGTGTTTGGTCATGATGAATCGATTACTTATGCCAAATGGCCGACTTATGATGCAACTAAATTAGTCGAAGCCACGGTTGAAATTATGGTTCAAGTTAATGGCAAACTGCGTGGTAGTTTCAAGATTGATAAAGATACTGCTAAAGATCAGGTCCAAGAACAAGCTTTAGAGTTGCCACATGTGCAAAAGTTCTTGACTGGCAAAGAAATCAAAAAAGTAATTGTGGTACCAAACAAGATTGTTAATATTGTAGCTAAATAAAATTTAATTTTTCCTAAAAAGAATAGTTATTTTGTTGTTAATCTGCCTGTTTGTTTCAAAATAGGATAGTTAGAACATTAGATTTAGGGAAAATTAATGAAAGAAAATAATTTGAAAGAACAAAGCACGCAAGATACCTTTATCAAAGGTAGTGCATGGATGACTTTTGGCTCAATTACCTCTCGTATTTTAGGTGCTTTATATATTATTCCTTGGTTTATGTGGATGGCACCTTATGGTAATATCGCTAATGCGTTAACTGCTAGAAGTTATAATATTTATAGTATCTTTATTTTGATTTCAACTGCTGGGATTCCAGGTGCTGTTGCTAAGCAGGTAGCCAAATATAACGCGCTAAATGAATATGAGGTTGGACAAAAGTTATTCCGCAAAGGATTGCTGTTAATGGCGTTCTTAGGAATAGTTTCAGCGGCGGTAATGTATTTTGCTTCGCCACTACTAGCATCAAATGGGTCAAGTAGCGATCCACGCCAAATTGCAGTGATGCGGAGTTTATCGTATGCGATTTTAATTATTCCAATTTTGAGTTTTATGCGTGGGTATTTCCAGGGATATACTGACATGATGCCGTCCGCAATGTCACAATTTGTGGAGCAGCTTGCGCGGGTTGTGTGGATACTGCTAACTGCCTATGTCATTATGCAAGTGCAACATGGTTCTTATGTTGATGCAGTTGTCCAGTCGAACTTTGCTGCTGCAATTGGGGCGGCCTTTGGGATTGGTATCTTAGCGTGGTTTTTGTTTTCTCGACGCAAGCAGATGAACGAATTAGTGGCTAATTCTGCTAATAAGGTACAAGTTTCTACTAAGGACTTATTTGTGGAAATCATTGGTCAAGCAGTGCCTTTCGTTATAACAGATGCTGGAATTCAATTATTCTATTTGATTGATCAGTATACTTTTCATCCGATGATTGCTAGTATCATGAAGGTATCTACAAATACGATTGAAACTTGGTACGCCTTATTTGCACTTAATGCTAACAAGCTAATTATGATTATTGTCTCGCTAGCTAGCGCAATGGCGGTTACGGCAATTCCACTATTATCTGCAGCACACACGAAGCATGATCAGCATGGCATTTCCAAACAGATTGGTAGTATTATTGATTTATTTTTGTTTGTGATGATACCAGCAGCGTTTGGTATGGCAGCAATTTCCAAGCCAATTTATACTATCTTTTATGGCTTTGATCAGCTGGGTTCCAACATCTTGTATCTTTCAGCTTTTACGGCAATCACTTTAGGTTTATTTACTGTTTTGACAGCAATTTTGCAAGGTTTATCTGAAAATGGTCTGGCAATTAAATATCTGATTCTTGGGTTGATAATTAAGTTTGTTGTGCAATATCCAATGGTATACTTATTTAAGGCCTTTGGGCCGCTAGTTGCGACTAATGTTGGGATGTTAGCAATTATTTGGTTGGCTTTGAAGCATTTAAGGGTTAATTATCATTTCAATGCTAGTCGAACTAGTCGCCGTTTTATCGGGATTACTGCATTTTCAGTATTAATGTTTTTGCTAGTATTAGCAGTGGAAAAAGGTTTGGAACTGTTCCTAAGTCCTGCTAATCGCTTGCATGCTTTGATTATTGTTGTTATTGCAGTACTAGTTGGTGCAATATTCTACGTAGTTATGACGATTAAGTCAGAATTAGCACAAAAGATTTTAGGTAATAAATTTACGGCAATTTTAGCTAAATTGCATATTAAAGCATAAAAAAGACGCCATCATTCAATTGCGAATGATAGCGTCTTTTTGAGTTTTGTCAAAAGCTGATTTACTTTTGGCTGCCCCTGCCAAGGAACTTTATTTTATCAATTGCTGTTATAAGATGCAATTTTATGATTGATGAAATTCACCATCTGTAACATGAGTGTGGTGATTTGCCTCAGGCATTACAATAGCAGCAACGATGTAAAGGATGATACCCCAACCGGAAACAAGCATTAGCGCGCAACCGCAGATTCTAGTCCAAGCCTTATCCCAATTAAAGTATTCAGCGATTCCGCCAAAGACACCAGCAACTATTTTATTATGAGATTTAGTTAATCTTTTTCGCATATTGGCCTCCCTTTACTGAAATTTAAGGTTGATTTTACAAAAAAAGCTAATCAATTTGATTAGCTCTTAAAGATTGATGCCCCGAAAAAGATTCGAACTTTCACTTAGTTACCTAAACAGCGACCTGAACGCTGCGCGTCTGCCAATTCCGCCATCGGGGCTTAAGAATTTTTAATACAGTAATAATCATACCAAAAATTTGGTAAAATGTAAGCATAAATAGTAATTTATCTCAAAAATTTTTGGTAAAGGAGATTCTATGACTTGTAAAAGAAGAGTTAAGCAGGTAATAATTGCCTTAGTAGCCGTATTATTACTACTGCCAATTCATAAAGTCAGTGCCCAAGAGCTGCCTGCTAATTATCATAATGATTTGCAATTGGATGCTAAGGCGGCAATTGCGATCGATAGTCAATCTGGTCAACTTTTATACGGCAAAAATATTAATCAGCCGCTGCCAATTGCATCAATGACTAAGTTAGTGACAGCCTACCTGACTTTGCAGGCGATTCAACGAAAAAAAATTACTTGGCAAACTAAAATTACACCAACGCCGGCAATTGTCAAAGTAGCAGGCAATCGGGATTTTTCCAATGTACCATTAAAAGCAGGGCATTCATACACGGTTAAACAGCTTTATCGAGCAACTTTAATTGAGTCAGCTAATGGTGCCGCGATGCTACTAGCTGAAGCTGTCAGTGGCTCGCAGCAGGCATTTGTAAGACAGATGCGCGAGCAGCTGCGTAAGTGGCAAATTACGGATGCCAAAATTTATACGACTTGTGGATTACCTAATAAGAGCGTCGGCAGTGATGCATACCCTAATGCAGATCCTGATGCAGAAAATCAAATGTCCGCTAGAGATATGGCAATTGTCGGGCAGCGATTATTGCAGGATTTTCCTGATGTGGTACAGACTACTACGATTGCGAGACGTGATTTTGTTGATCAAAATCAGCGCTATCCTATGACTAATTTTAATTGGATGCTTAAAGGCTTGCCGCAATATCAACCGCAACTAAAAGTTGATGGTCTCAAGACTGGGACAACAGATGCAGCTGGTGCTTGTTTTATTGCTACAGCTAAACATGAGGGAGCACGTGTTATTACGGTGGTACTTGGAGCAGCGCACAAGAGTCCGACGGATCCGGCTCGTTTCGTTCAGACTAGCCATTTATTGCAATATCTCTATCAGAATTATCGACCATTGATCTTTAAACCAAACGAAGTAATCACGGGTTTAACCAAGATGAAGGTTAAGAATGGTAAGCAAAAGCAGGTTAATCTAGGAATGAAGAGTGCCTCAGCGATTTGGCTACCAGTAAATGGTCCAAAATTGCAGGTAGAATTAGTCAATTCGAGTGTTGAGGCGCCAATAAAGCGCGGACAAATAATCAATGCTTATCAGTTTAAAGTTGGCAAGCAGAAGTTGTTGTCTGTACAGAATCCTACTGGTTTACGTATGCCAGCTAGCTCATTGCAAGCAACTGACAAAGTTAATATATTTGTTCGTTTCTGGCGTTGGCTTTTTGGAGAATAATATGAGTGAAATTAAAGCAGATATTTTGACCAAAGTGATTAAAAAACGACATAGCGCAACACACAAAGGAGATTATGGTCGCGTATTGCTAATCGGTGGCAACGAAAATTATGGTGGTGCAATTATTATGGCTACAGAGGGTGCGCTCAATACTGGTGCGGGCTTAGTGGCCGTAGCGACGCATTCGCTTAATCTAACCGCACTTCATGCTCGCGACCCTGAAGCAATGTATCTTGATTGGCGTGATCATAATTTAGCTAGCTTGATTGGCAAAGTCGATGTTGTAGTCTGTGGTCCAGGATTAGGAACTGGTAAATTTGCTAAACAAATTTTACAACTAATAGGAGAATATACTACTAGCAAACAGACATTAGTTTTAGACGCAAATGCGCTTGATATACTTGCTCAAGAGCGGCAATTGTTGCCAAAGCATGCCGGGACAATTGTGCTGACGCCGCATCAAATGGAATGGCAACGTTTAAGTGGAATAAAGATACCCTATCAAACTGACAGTGCTAATTTAGCAGCGTTTAATGAGCTGATTGATCAGCAAAAAGCGATTTTAGTATTAAAATCAAATCAGACGCATGTTTATGATAATCAGGGCAGAGTTTTTGTCAATCTAACCGGCAATCCTGGTATGGCGACTGGTGGAATGGGTGATACCCTTGCAGGAATTATTGGTGGGTTTACCGCGCAATTTGGCGGCGAGCTTGACAGTGTTTTAGCTGCTGTATATCTGCATTCTCTAGCAGGGGATGTGTTAGCCCAAAATAATTATGTGGTTAAGCCAACTAGTCTGAGTGAATTGTTGCCGCAGTTAATGCAGCAGTATGCTAGTAAATAAGTGATATAAAGCGGAAAAGAGGAAGAGCGTATGAAAAATAGGTTGCTGAAATGGGGTACTTTTTTAGCAATAGCAGTAATTGGAGTAATTAGTTTAGCTCGAGTTTCAATGCCACCAAATAAAAGTGATGTTAAACAAGTAGCGCCTAAAAAAGCCTTAGTCAAAAAATCGCAGCCAACTTATCGTTCATATCGCGATCCTGCTACTTTACGCAAACCCTATGATTGGCGCAGATCAAGTGAGGTTAGAGCATATCCTAAAATTAAGCGAATAGAAAATGATTTAACGATTCGGGTTTCACTTAAAGGAAATCGAGTTTATATTTTACGTAATAATGAACGAATTTATACGATGCTCGCTAGTGGTGGATTGTTTAAGAAGGGTAAATCATTGACGCCACTTGGCACTTTTAAGATTCAAGGTGGGCGAGGAGACGCTTTTTATAATCCGAACTTGAATGAAGGTGCTAATAATTGGACCAGTTGGGATGAACAGAATGTCTATCTGTTTCACTCCGTGCCAACCAAGAATAATGGCAAATATAATTTGACGCAAGCACGAAAATTGGGTAAAGAGCCAGCCTCTCATGGTTGTATTCGTTTAAGTGTAGCCGACTCGTTATGGCTTAAAGATAATATTCCCACTGGAACAAAGGTAATTATTAAAAATGAATAGACAAAAACCAATAGATATTAGAGCTGTTGGTTTTTTTATTGTCAGATTGATCTTGCCTAACAGAAAGTGAACATTATCTTGCATAGATACAGATCAGGAATTAGAAGATTGGATTAATAAAAGCAAAAAGTATTGATTAGGAACGGCTGACATTGTATATCACTTTTGTTAATGGAAAGGATGCTAAACGCTGTTTTTTGGCTATTACATGGTAGCAATTTTTTTAAAGTGAGGTGGATTCACTACAGATTATGGTAAAGAATTTAATTTTAAAAAGGTTAAAGCGAACATAAGGATTTGCTAGTGAATAACAAAAGACTCTAAATTGGTATATTGCTAATTATTTTTTTGAAAGCGCTTGATTAAATAAAGATATAGATATAATATAATATTATAAAGCTGAAGGGAAGAGATAATATGAATGTTAAAAACTTATTGGTTTAAGTGCTTCAGCAATTGCATTAGCAACTGTAATAGCTCCTATGGATACTAACGTAAATGCTGAAACAATAAGCGATACATCAGTTGAAAGCTCTGTTTCGAAAAATGATATTACGTCTGTAGCTAATCATAATAATCAATCGCTAAGACAAATTGCTAAAGATAATAATCTTAATTTGCAAGTAGTTGAACGACTTAATGACAATCTTGATCCTGATATCCAACTTCAAAGTGGTACACCAATTTATTTACCTCAAAATGTTAAAAATCCTGATGATTTTTCCGAGGGAACAATTAATGATAATACTATTTTGGACTTTGATAATGACTCTATGTTACGTAGCTATGGACATACACCTCAAGGGAATCCATATGCTAATGTTCCAGCAAGTATTAAGAAAAAATACTATGATAATTTAAGTAGTGCAAATAGGTCAGCAAAAGTTTGGATAGCTTATAATGAATCTACCTATCGTTATAGTGCTTCTAATGGTCAGTATTATGGCAGATTTCAGTTAACCAAAGCATATCTTAATTATGATTATAGTAAAGCTAATCAGGAAAAATGTGCAGATAAATATGTTAAAAATCGTTATGGTACGTGGTCAAAAGCTAAAAAATTTTGGCAATCAAATAAATGGTACTAATGTAGGTGAGCAAAATGAGAAGAAGATTTAAAGTTATTTTAGCCTTAGTGCTATTAATCTCTGTTTTTCCAGTTACAAAGTTAAGTAATACTAATACAATATCAGCTCAAGCAGAAACAACTAGGCATCTATCCGATAAAGCATGGACTAAGAAATTAGCTAATGCTGGATACGTTTTTGAACTTCCTGATGCTACTAAAGGAGCGCTGTACAAGAATACAGCAGCTAAGGGCGGTAAATCATACAGTAAAAAGGTGCTAAAGAAGCTTGTTAAGAATCATACACTATTTAAGGTTAAAAAACTGTCAACTGTTAAAAATGGTATTTCTGTTGATCTAGTCTCTAAGGATGGTAAGTATAAAGGCTACACTAACTATATTAATGGGATTTATAATAAAAATTTGCTAAATAAGAAATTACAGCCATTAATTAATTTAGAGCTCAAAGCAATTGATGAAAAAGATAAAAAGGTTGCTAAAGCTGATGTTGCAAAGGTAAGTAAGCTAGCAAAACAATTAACTGGTAAGAATAAAAAGGTTGCCAATACTTCAATTAACCAATTAAAACAATTCCTTAAAAACAAAGATTTATCAGAAACTCCAGTACTTCTAATTGGGAAGTATCCTGGTAATATTTTAGAATAAAAAACAAAATATCGTTAGGTCAGAAACCTAGCGATATTTTTTAATTAAGGTCTTTAGACCTAGTTGAGCACGCGTAGCGTGCGAAACATAAAACCACCCGCTATGCGGGTGGGAGTCACTGGGTTACCACAAAAAACTCCTCTTTTGTTTTAGAATATGATTGTCGAAGTCAAAATCTAAAAAGGAAGAGGAGAACAATGGCACAAAAACTAAATAGTTTAGCTCATACCAAAAGGTTATGTAAATACCATATTGTGTTTACACCAAAGTATAGAAGAAAAATAATTTATAATCAATATCGGCGGGATTTGGAAGAATATATCAAGCTGCTTTGTAAGTATAAAGGTGTGGAAATAATCGAAGGCCATATGATGCCAGATCATGTTCATCTGTTAGTGAGCATACCGCCAAAATTAAGTGTTGCATCATTTATGGGATATTTAAAAGGTAAAAGTGCATTGATGATGTTTGATCGCCACGCAAATTTAAAATATAAATTTGGTAATCGCCATTTTTGGGCAGAAGGATATTATGTAAGCACAGTCGGATTAAATGAAGCCACAATCCAGAAGTATATTAGGGATCAAGAAAAACATGATATCGTCAAGGATAAGTTGACAGAAGTAGAGTATCGCGACCCTTTTAAGGGTGGCAAGTAATACAAAGGCCGCTTAAAGCGGCAGCGAAGTAATAAAAGTATTTTGGCTTTGACGAAAGAAAAAGCCAGCGCCTTGAGACGCTGACTGATCATAAGGGCTTATGGCCCTGAGCAAACCACCCGTTTTACGGGTGGTTATGATTGATAAATAAAAAGTGGTTATGATTGATAAATAAAAAGTGGTTATGATTGATAAATAAAAAGTGGTTATGATTGATAAATAAAAAACAGCATTATTACTAGGAATAATGCTGTTAATGACTAAAATAGTGAAGTTTACCATGGCAGAACGTAATGTTTGAATAGCTCTGTCACAATTAAGCATAACATGTTTAATGTTTTTAGGCCTAAGATTAAGGTCAGCGATTTCATAAAAGTGACATTTGTAAGAATGGACAAGTAAGCGGATAACTACTAGACTAAAAATGGAAAACTACAAAATGCTATAAGGAGGACCAATATGAAGAACAAGAAGGCTCTGCTAGGACTAGCGGCAACATTATTGCTAACGACTTCAGCAGTATCATTAATGACCAACACTAATCAAGCTCACGCAGTAGAAGATACAACCAAAGATGTGGCTAATGAACAGGGGACTTTAGAGCTTAACCACAATGCTCGAGTATATAACAAAAAAGGTAAGAAGTTAAAAAAATTTCAAGGTAAGAGTTCATTACTAAAGAAGAACAAATCAGTTGAATATGCCAAGGAAGTTAAGCCCATTACTGATCCAAGTGCTAAACGATATTCCTTCCATGATGATGAATGGAATTGGTTCTACCTGCCATATAAGACAATCAAGGGTAAAGAATATTATAGCTTAGGTCATGGTGGTTATATTAAGGCAGTAAATGTTGATAAAGTTAATGGAAACTTTCTTTATATCAATGAAGTTAATGCTACAACAGAAACATTTGGTGGTTTTTTAAAAATCAAATTATATGATAGTCATGGTAAGCAGATTAACAAATATTTAAAGTCTGGTAAAAAAATTATTCTTGATAGAAAAGCTAATATTGATGATTTTGATGAAATGATAGATTATAGTAATGGATCAGAATATTTTTATCGAATTAAAGAGAAGGATGAGTTTATTAGCTTTAAAAATGTTAAACTTAAATTAAGACAACCCCTACACCTATTTAGCAATTACGCACATGTGCTTTTTAAAAACGATTCATATGTGTATACCGAAAAAGGTGTCAGATTTGATTCAAATTTAAATAAACCAAGATTTAAGAAAAATTCTGAAGTTATAGCTACACAAGTAAAAGACATTCGGATTAAAGAAGAAAACAAAGTGGAACAGTGCTATCAACTTGAACAGAGTTATACAAGTGGTGAAGGTATCGGATTTGTAAAGGTATCGGATACCAGATTAATTGGTGGACGTGATATATTATCAAGTAACCAATAATATGTTTTTTCTCAAAAAGTAAAGGGACTAGTTTCTTTACTTTTTTAATTAATTTCAATTTTTTTGTTGCATAATTTTGTAGTGGAGATCATTAATGTAGGGATACTGATGGGTAAAAGAAGAAATTCAAAGCTTAAAAAAATATGCAGAAGATTTTAAAGTGCTTAGTAATGAGCAATTGCTCAAGTATAGCAAGTAAGTTATAATAGCAAATATAACCTACTTGCTATATTTGAGGGAAAGCAATGTATGATGTAGAAATTTATGAAGATAAGTGTGGTCATAGTGAAATAAAAGATTGGCTAGATTTGTTGAATAATAGTTCACAAACAGAAGATAAACGGGTACTTAAAAAAGTAAGGTATCAATTAAAGTTGTTGCAAGCCCTAGGTCCCAATATTAGGCCACCGCAATCTAAAATTCTTAAAGGCTATAAATATCCTATTATGGAATTGCGTCCTTTACCGGATAGAATTTTTTATGCTAGTTATGACGAAAATAAATTTATTTTATTGAATCACTATACTAAGAAGCAGAATAAAACTGATAAAAAACAAATTCAGCGAGCAATTAATCTTTTAGAAGACTGGTTAGAAAGGCAGTGATTAGATGAAACTTAATGATATCGAGGGTAGCTTTTCGTCTATTTCAGAAGATGAAAAAGTAAGTATTGACACTATGGCAAAGCTTTATGCGGAGAGAATTAGACGTAATATCCCGCAAGTAGTATTTGCAAAAAGAATTGGTATGAAGCAGCCACAGTTAGCAAAGTTAGAAATGTTAGACTCAGTGCCAACATTAGCAACATTGAATAGATATGCCCAAGGGTTAGGCTTAAAACTTGAAATTGATCTAGTTTCTGCTTAATAAATCGGATGTTTTTTGTTAGTAGTTAACTAGAAATAAAACCATAAAATGCTATAAGGAGAATCAATATGAAAAACAAGAAGGCTCTGCTAGGACTAGCGGCAACATTGCTGCTAACTACTCCAGCAGTATCATTAATGACCAACACTAATCAAGCTCACGCAGTGGAAAGTACAACTCAAGATCCAGTTAATGAACAGGGGACTTTAGAGCTTAATCATAATGCTCGGGTGTACAACAAAAAAGGCAAGAAACTAAAAAAATTCCAAGGTAAAAGTTCATTACTAAAGAAGAACAAGTCGGTTGAATATGCCAAGGAAGTTAAGCCCGTTGCTGATCCAAGTACTAAACGATACTCCTTCCATGATGATGAATGGAATTGGTTCTACTTGCCATATAAGACAATTAAGGGTAAAGAATACTACAGCCTAGGACATGGTGGCTATATTAAGGCAGTAAATGTTAATAGTATCAACGATAATTATCTTTATACCAATGAAATTAAAGCTACTACCATAGCAAATGCTCCAACTACAAAAGTAGCACCATTATATGATACTAATAATAATAAGATCAAAAAGACTTTAAAAATAGGTAAAAAGATAATATTAGATAAGCAATCTGAATCAACAGACTTTACTGAGATGGGTGACGGCTATGACGGGCTGACTACTTATTATCGGATTAAGGGGACAAATAATTTTATAGAAAAAAGTTTTTTAAAGCTTGGATCAAAAGCTTTATTACCAACTTTTTCTAACTTTATGCATGTAGCTGCAAAAAGGGATACACATGACTATACAGCTCAGGGAGAATTGTTTACACCTGATGATGTCGAATATAATCAACATATAAAGAAAGGGACGGATTTAGTAGTTACAGCAGCAACATATGTATGGATTAAAAGTGAATCAAAAACTGAGTTACTATACAAACTTGCTCCTACAAGTGACTTAAGTGCAATATATAATCAACCTAAAGGATATATTAAAGCTAAAGATTTTAAATATGTTGCTGGAAAGAAGTTACAGCCTTTAAATACTTTTAGCGAAATTAATCAATGATCGTAATAAAAGTGATTGACCATCCATATTATCATTAATTTTTACAACGCTTTACACTCTATGAAGAATATATTTTGTAAAAAATAAGCAAAAGTCATATTAAACACTTATTTTATAGTATAATTTAAGTATAAAAAGGATGATTCACATGCAAAGTTCAACTAAAAAGAAAAGAATTCAGGTACAACTCGATCAGACTATAGCTGATAATGCAACTATGGTTTTTGAAGAGTTAGGAATAAATCCAACTACGGCAATTACATTGTTTTACTCTAGAGTTGCTGCTGAAGGCAAGTTACCTTTTGATGTTGCTTTAACAGAACGCGAGAAGGCGAACCTTGCCTTAACTGATGCCTTTAAAGGATTACCAAATGAAGAAATAGCTACAGATCAGGAATTAAAAGATTGGATTAATGAAAGTGAAGAATACTAATCTACAAGTGTCTGATATCGTAACTGCTTATATCACTTTTGTTAATGGTAAGGGTGGTAAACGCAGACCTGCCTTGATAGTTGCAGACACTAACGACAAATTTGCAATGGTTAGTATAACTTCAAAGTACGAAAATAAGTCTGATCAAATTAAAAAGCAGTATTATCCTTTGGAAGATTGGGTAAAAGAAGGCTTGACGAAAAAGTCTTATATCGACATTTTATCTTTGAAATGGGTAAAAAGAGATTTACAATCTAGGTTCAAGAAGATAGGTATAATTACGATTAATGATGAACAAAAACTAAGTGAATTTGTTATTAAGTATCGTAAAGAATTTAAGGGTAGAATAGACAAGTAAGCGGATAGCTACTAGACTAAAAATAGAAAACTACAAAATGCTATAAGGAGGATCGATATGAAGAACAAGAAGACTCTGTTAGGAATAGCGGCAACATTGTTGCTAACTATTCCAGCAGTATCATTAATGACCAACAATAATCAAGCTCATGCAGTGGAAGATACGACTCAAGATCCAGCTAATGAACAGGGGACTTTAGAGCTTAATCATAATGCTCGGGTATATAACAAAAAAGGTAAGAAGTTAAAAAAATTTCAAGGTAAGAGTTCATTACTGAAGAAGGACAAATCGGTTGAATACGCAAAGAAGTAAAACCAATTGCTGATCCAAGTACTAAGCGATATTCTTTTTATGATGATAATGGGAATAGTTTTTATTTACCATACAAAACTATTAAGGGAAAAGAATATTATAGTATTGGTCATGGTGGATATATTAAATCTATAAATGTTGCAGAGATCAATGACCATTACCTTATAGCTAATTATGCTACAGTTATTGTTAAAAAGAATAGTAAAAATAAAATCTATGCTTATGATTTTGCAAATGGAGCACCAAAAAAGCTTTTAAAAAAGGGAGAGAAAGTTTTGGTTGATCGTGAATCAAGTACATTTGATCTGATGGGAGATGACAATGGTAATTTGACTTATTCTACAGCAAATTATCGAATAAAGGGTACAGATGGCTTTTTTATTGACGATGTTGACCTGGATAAT
This DNA window, taken from Lactobacillus sp. ESL0684, encodes the following:
- a CDS encoding SLAP domain-containing protein produces the protein MKNKKALLGLAATLLLTTPAVSLMTNTNQAHAVESTTQDPVNEQGTLELNHNARVYNKKGKKLKKFQGKSSLLKKNKSVEYAKEVKPVADPSTKRYSFHDDEWNWFYLPYKTIKGKEYYSLGHGGYIKAVNVNSINDNYLYTNEIKATTIANAPTTKVAPLYDTNNNKIKKTLKIGKKIILDKQSESTDFTEMGDGYDGLTTYYRIKGTNNFIEKSFLKLGSKALLPTFSNFMHVAAKRDTHDYTAQGELFTPDDVEYNQHIKKGTDLVVTAATYVWIKSESKTELLYKLAPTSDLSAIYNQPKGYIKAKDFKYVAGKKLQPLNTFSEINQ
- a CDS encoding type II toxin-antitoxin system RelB/DinJ family antitoxin — protein: MQSSTKKKRIQVQLDQTIADNATMVFEELGINPTTAITLFYSRVAAEGKLPFDVALTEREKANLALTDAFKGLPNEEIATDQELKDWINESEEY
- a CDS encoding toxin-antitoxin system, toxin component, MazF family protein; its protein translation is MKVKNTNLQVSDIVTAYITFVNGKGGKRRPALIVADTNDKFAMVSITSKYENKSDQIKKQYYPLEDWVKEGLTKKSYIDILSLKWVKRDLQSRFKKIGIITINDEQKLSEFVIKYRKEFKGRIDK
- a CDS encoding SLAP domain-containing protein encodes the protein MKNKKTLLGIAATLLLTIPAVSLMTNNNQAHAVEDTTQDPANEQGTLELNHNARVYNKKGKKLKKFQGKSSLLKKDKSVEYAKK